CCCGGCCTCTGCCGACGCATGCTTTCTTTTAGGAGAGATTCTGCTTGCCCGAAAGGAAGTAGCAGATGCTGATGCACAATTTCGGCGGACAGTATATCTGGATAAGAGTCATCGTGATGCACTCTTTCGCCTGGCCTTGCTGGCTGAACAACGAGGTGATTCTCGCGAAGCTGGTAATTGGCGCCGTCGGGCTGCCAACCGAGCGCAACCTTCAACCTCCATGACAAACAGTCCGTCGACCTGATACGGATGATATGAAATGAGTAGCGAAGAAGAACATATTGATTCAACCGCATCCATCGAATTACTCGATCGGCAATCGCCTGAAGGCTACCAGCGCGAATGGTTGGAACGTATTCGTGAGAGGCCCGATGATGATGTAAAGGATACGATGCCGGCACTTGTTTTTCGAGTAGCAGGTGAGTGGTTGGCAATCTCAGTCACTTGTGTTGCTGAAGTAACTTCGGATGCGCCAGTTCATCGTGTGCCGCATCGAACCAATGAAGTACTAAAAGGCATTGTTAATGTCCGCGGGGAATTACAACTGGCGATATCGCTTCGCTCATTACTTGCTCTTGAGTCCGGAACAGCAGAGCAGATGTCCGCAGGCAGGGTATATCCACGCATGGTCATGCTTTTGCGTGAGGGAGAGCGCTTTGTTTCACGTGTCGAAGAGGTCGTAGGCGTTATTCACTTTGAAAAGGATGAAATGGAGCAAGTGCCTGTTACGGTTAGCAAGGCTCTCGCTACTTATACACGGGGCATTTTCTCATGGCGTGACAGAAAGATCGCCATGATCGATGACGAGCTTTTGTTTCACAGTATATTGAATAAATATCTCTGATGAGTTCAGCCGAAGATAGTTTTCCCATGCTTGACCTCTACCAGCAAGAGGTGGAGACGCAGTGCGGTGCATTGAATGAAGGCTTGCTGGAGCTGGAAAAAGATTCCACTGAGGCTGAAGTGATTGAATCCATTATGCGTGCTGCTCACAGTTTAAAAGGTGCGGCCCGTATCGTTGGAATAAAAACCGTAGGAGATGTTGCCCACGTTCTTGAGGATATTCTGACGCATGCCAGTGAAGGCAAAATTAGTATTTCGGCGGATGATGTGGATGTGCTTCTGCGTGCTGCCGATTTCTTTGTTACTTCCGGCCAGCAATCAGCTGAGCAGATGGCTGCATGGATAGAAAGCACCCAGCACACTGCTGAAGATTTAATCGTAGACATCAAGGCGATTGAACATAGTGATGCTGCACCTGCCAAAACTCCGCCGGTTGAAAAAGAAGAAGAGCCAACTAAAGCCGAGCCACTTCATTTGGCCGATGCTTCGATGCTTGATCTTTTCAAAACGGAGGCGGAAGAACAGCTGACGAAGCTATCCAACGGTCTGGTTGCTCTCGAAGATACACCGAACAACCTGGAATTGATTGAACCTTTGATGCGGGCTGCCCATAGCCTGAAGGGCGCCGCACGTATTGTCGGACTCACTCCGGCTGTGGATGTTGCCCATGCGATGGAGGATGTGCTGGTTGCCGCGCAGGAAGGCAAGGTCTCCCTCGAACCGGAAAGCATTGATGTCTTATTGAAGGCAACCGATTGGCTCTCGCAAATATCTCAAGTCGCAGAGGATGAGCTTGCCAGCTGGGTAGAAAAACATGCAGACGAAGTGGATCTTTTTCAGAAAGATTTGCGTGCTATTGAAAAGGGAAAGCCCATCGCTAAAAAGCAGAATCAGGCGCCACCTGTAGAAGCACCAATAGAGAAAAAAGATTCGGACACCAGTGCTTCCAAAGACAGCAGTGATGATGCTGCGCCAGCATCTCAATCCAAGGAAAAGTCAGCTTCAGCCTCACAGGCGTCGGATTCCGTTGTTCGTGTTTCTGCTGAAAATCTTAACCGTTTGATGGGGCTTGCTGCGGAAACGCTGGTTGAGACAAGGCGCCTTGAACCATTCCGAGACTCTCTCTTAAAGCTGAAAGAGACACAGACGGATTTGAATCAACGCATCGACGTTGCTCAACGAGCCCTGGAAGCGCTTAATCTTGACCCTACGACTGCTGCAGAGCTTGAGTTTGTCCGTATCGCCTCACGTGCAAATCTCAATGCCATACGGGAGCAGATTGATTCATTTGATGGGTTTTCACGGGAGCACACTTTACTCTCTGATCGCCTTTACCGTGAAGTATTAGATAGCCGGATGCGGCCGTTTCGCGATGGCGTGGTTGGCTTTCCAAGATTAGTCCGTGATATTGGTCGATCGCTTGGTAAGAAGATCGCGTTCAATGTTGAAGGTAAAGACACTCCGGTTGACCGTGATATTCTTGAAAAGCTGGATTCACCATTGAATCATATTCTCAGGAACGCCTGTGACCATGGATTGGAAACACCCGAGGAGCGTATTGCAAAGGGCAAGGAGCCGACAGCACACCTGCGCCTTGGAGCTCGCCACAGTGCCGGGATGCTTGTTGTTGAAATTAAAGATGATGGCCGTGGAATCGACGCGGAGCGCGTTCGGAAGAAGATTCTGGAACGTGAGCTATGTTCTGCTGACATGGTTGAAAATTTATCGGAAGAGGAAACGCTGGAGTTTCTATTCCTTCCGGGATTTTTCACTGCAAAGGAAGTAACACAAATATCGGGCCGTGGTGTTGGTTTGGATGTGGTTCAAACCATGATGCAGGAGATCGGTGGTAAGGTTCGGGTTAGTTCCGAAGTGGATCATGGAACCCAGTTCACGATTGAAGTTCCGATCACCCGTTCGGTTGTCCGTGCTTTGATTCTTGAAATTGATGGCGAGCCTTATGCATTTCCGTTAAATCGTATTGTCAGGACCTTGCAGCTTACCTCTGAGGATATTCGTATTGTTGAGAACCGCCAGTACTTCAGCATGGACGGAGTCAACGTGGGTTTGGTTTCAGCTCACTCGGCCCTCGGACTTAGCGGGAATGCCAGCACCTTAAGTAATGAACTGACGGTTGTTGTGGTCAATGATCGCAATAATTTCTACGGGGTTGAGATTGGGCAATTGATTGGTGAATCGGACCTGGTAGTTCGTCCTTTGGATCCACGTCTTGGCAAAGTGCCAGGTATTAGTGCAGCGTCTCTGACTGAAGATGGGCATCCGCTTTTGATTATTGATATTGAAGATCTCGTTCAGTCGATTGATAAGCTTCTGTCTGGCGGGTCAATGGTTCAGTCGGAGCGCAGAGATGCATCCACATCAGGTGTCCGTAGAAAGCGTGTGCTGGTGGTTGATGATTCCATCACTGTCCGTGAGACAGAAAGACAACTGCTGCAAAATGCAGGATATGATGTCGAGGTCGCAGTTGATGGTGCTGATGGTTGGAATGCGGTCCGGCTGGGGGATTTTGACCTTGTAGTGAGTGATATCGACATGCCGCGCCTCAATGGCTTTGAGTTTGTCAAAAAAATTCGGAGTGACAATCGGTTGGGGCGTACTCCAGTTGTTATCGTTTCATACAAGGACCGCGAAGAAGATCGTATGAAAGGCCTTGATGCGGGAGCGGATTTTTATCTGACCAAGAGTGCTTTCCAGGATGACACCTTTATTGAGGCAGTCGAAGAACTCATTGGTGATGCTCATGACGCATCATAATGTCATTCTTCTTTGATTCTACGCGCACCGTAGGACCGTAATTTTTCTTCCACTTTGATTGTCTGCACTTTGCCACGTTTGGCTTTTGAATCGAAATCCAGAATGAGGTTGCCTTCTGCAAATCCAAAGCGGGTTTCTGAAATCGGAAAGATGCGGTAGGTTGGTGTTCCCGTGATCGTTGCATAGAGGCGATTGTCTTCACGGGTTACTTTGATCTCGGCACCTGGAGCGATTTCATAAGTGCCGACATAACGTTCCAGTGTTGAGATCGGCACACGTGGCAGAGGTTGGAAGTCACCCAGTGGGTAGACATCCGGTGCCAGGACATAAAAGCCAATTTCATCCACGCTTTGATTGGTGTTACTCAATACAACAACGCCGATACGACGTGACGGATTAAAACCGATAAAGGATGCGTAGCCACCAGTTTGACCGTTATGCCAATAGACTGTCGTCCCATCTGAGCGCGTGATTTGCCAGGCATAGCCGACCATGGTATCTTTGGAGCCCGTTGGTAAAATCGGTGCATGGATTGAGCCCATGGCCGCAGCCTTGGGGTTTTTTATCATGCCCATTTGGGCTTTAAGGAATTTGATTAAATCTTCTGCATTGGACTTTAATGCGCCCGCACCTGACATGGCATTCAAATCCCAGCCAGGAACCTCTTTCTTTCCCTGATGACCAGGAGCGAGTAAGACTTGCTGTTCTTCAGTCAGAGTGACAGCCGTGTTGGCCATGCCAAGAGGCTCAGTGACGTGTTCCTTGACAATCGTTTCATAAGGATCGCCAGTTCGGAGCTCCAGAAGATGCCCGAGTAATCCATAGCCAAAGTTGCTGTAGAGATAAAAGGAGCCTGGAGGGTAGGGTAAGCCAGCCAATTTAACTCCCTTGTAGAGAGCTTCCTCGTCGTAATCCTTGTATGGGTTCTGTGGGTCCTCCGGGTTCAGGTTGAGAGGAAGTCTGGCTAAACCCGATGAGTGCGTGGCAAGATGATGCAGGTTTATGGGCTGTCCTTCAAAGTTCGGTGGCTGGGCATTTTGCGGCAGAAGAGCCCCAGCTGTTGTTTTCCAGGTCAGTTGGCGTTGTTTTATCAAGTCAGCTGCACTTGCCGCGGTAAACACCTTGGTAATGGAGCCAATCTCATAAATCGTGTCTTTTGTTGGGGCAGTCGGGTTTTCTTCGGAAATCGTCCCGGCTGTTATGTATTCGTCACCAGCGCTGGTTACAATGCCAACGATGATCGACTGATTCAGCTCACGATTCACTTTTTCAGTGATGTGAGCGCCTACCTTATCGTTCACTCCTGGAGATTGTGCATGCACGCAATACATGCCTGAAAAAAGAAAAACACTGATGCAGAAGATTTTCGCTTTCATTAATGGGCGAGGTTTCTAGCATCCATTGCCATGGAGATCAAACTCAAGTCGCCGCTCGATATGCATTTGCATTTGCGTGAGGGAGCTATGCTCGAAGCTGTTGCGCCGCTCAGTGCAGAGACCTTCTCTGGGGCAGTGATAATGCCGAATCTGGTGCCACCAGTTGATAACCTTGACCGCTTGAAGGAATATCGCGCGGCGATTTATTCATCCATCGGCGATGAGGCATTTTGCCCATTCATGACGCTTTTTCTCCGTGATTATACAGAGGAGGAGCTACTAGAGGCCAAAGAACATATCATCGGAGTAAAGCTTTATCCTGCAGGTATTACGACTAACAGCGAGGGTGGTGTTGCGAGCCTTGATGCCGCCGAGGTAGTGATTGCTAAGTTGGAGCGCCTGGGGATTCCTCTACTCGTTCATGGGGAAACAAATGCCTTCGTTATGGATCGGGAGGCTGACTTTTTAGATGTTTATGAGCGCTGGGCACAAAAGTTTCCCAAGCTTATGATCGTGATGGAACACATCACGACGGCGGCAGCAGTGCGTTTGTTGGATCGCTTTGAAAACCTTCATGCTACCGTGACGGTTCAACATCTCTTGATCACCTTGGATGATGTTGCTGGTGGTATGCTCGACCCTCATCTCTTTTGTAAGCCTATTGCCAAACGTCCTGAAGACCGAGAGGCACTTGTTAATGCGGCGGTCAATGCACATCCGCGCTTGAGTTTTGGAAGTGACAGTGCTCCGCATCCGCTTTCAAAGAAGGAGTGTTGCGGTTGTGCGGCGGGCGTCTTCACAGCGCCAATCGGACTCCAGCTCATGGCAGAGATGTTCGAAGCACATGGTAAGCTGGATAACTACCAAGCCTTCGTTAGCGACAATGCCTGCCGCAATTATAAGATCA
The Rubellicoccus peritrichatus DNA segment above includes these coding regions:
- a CDS encoding chemotaxis protein CheW codes for the protein MSSEEEHIDSTASIELLDRQSPEGYQREWLERIRERPDDDVKDTMPALVFRVAGEWLAISVTCVAEVTSDAPVHRVPHRTNEVLKGIVNVRGELQLAISLRSLLALESGTAEQMSAGRVYPRMVMLLREGERFVSRVEEVVGVIHFEKDEMEQVPVTVSKALATYTRGIFSWRDRKIAMIDDELLFHSILNKYL
- the pyrC gene encoding dihydroorotase, with translation MEIKLKSPLDMHLHLREGAMLEAVAPLSAETFSGAVIMPNLVPPVDNLDRLKEYRAAIYSSIGDEAFCPFMTLFLRDYTEEELLEAKEHIIGVKLYPAGITTNSEGGVASLDAAEVVIAKLERLGIPLLVHGETNAFVMDREADFLDVYERWAQKFPKLMIVMEHITTAAAVRLLDRFENLHATVTVQHLLITLDDVAGGMLDPHLFCKPIAKRPEDREALVNAAVNAHPRLSFGSDSAPHPLSKKECCGCAAGVFTAPIGLQLMAEMFEAHGKLDNYQAFVSDNACRNYKITPPEKEVTLVKKPFTIPKAYGDVVPMWAGREIPWSIG
- a CDS encoding hybrid sensor histidine kinase/response regulator — its product is MSSAEDSFPMLDLYQQEVETQCGALNEGLLELEKDSTEAEVIESIMRAAHSLKGAARIVGIKTVGDVAHVLEDILTHASEGKISISADDVDVLLRAADFFVTSGQQSAEQMAAWIESTQHTAEDLIVDIKAIEHSDAAPAKTPPVEKEEEPTKAEPLHLADASMLDLFKTEAEEQLTKLSNGLVALEDTPNNLELIEPLMRAAHSLKGAARIVGLTPAVDVAHAMEDVLVAAQEGKVSLEPESIDVLLKATDWLSQISQVAEDELASWVEKHADEVDLFQKDLRAIEKGKPIAKKQNQAPPVEAPIEKKDSDTSASKDSSDDAAPASQSKEKSASASQASDSVVRVSAENLNRLMGLAAETLVETRRLEPFRDSLLKLKETQTDLNQRIDVAQRALEALNLDPTTAAELEFVRIASRANLNAIREQIDSFDGFSREHTLLSDRLYREVLDSRMRPFRDGVVGFPRLVRDIGRSLGKKIAFNVEGKDTPVDRDILEKLDSPLNHILRNACDHGLETPEERIAKGKEPTAHLRLGARHSAGMLVVEIKDDGRGIDAERVRKKILERELCSADMVENLSEEETLEFLFLPGFFTAKEVTQISGRGVGLDVVQTMMQEIGGKVRVSSEVDHGTQFTIEVPITRSVVRALILEIDGEPYAFPLNRIVRTLQLTSEDIRIVENRQYFSMDGVNVGLVSAHSALGLSGNASTLSNELTVVVVNDRNNFYGVEIGQLIGESDLVVRPLDPRLGKVPGISAASLTEDGHPLLIIDIEDLVQSIDKLLSGGSMVQSERRDASTSGVRRKRVLVVDDSITVRETERQLLQNAGYDVEVAVDGADGWNAVRLGDFDLVVSDIDMPRLNGFEFVKKIRSDNRLGRTPVVIVSYKDREEDRMKGLDAGADFYLTKSAFQDDTFIEAVEELIGDAHDAS
- a CDS encoding serine hydrolase, coding for MKAKIFCISVFLFSGMYCVHAQSPGVNDKVGAHITEKVNRELNQSIIVGIVTSAGDEYITAGTISEENPTAPTKDTIYEIGSITKVFTAASAADLIKQRQLTWKTTAGALLPQNAQPPNFEGQPINLHHLATHSSGLARLPLNLNPEDPQNPYKDYDEEALYKGVKLAGLPYPPGSFYLYSNFGYGLLGHLLELRTGDPYETIVKEHVTEPLGMANTAVTLTEEQQVLLAPGHQGKKEVPGWDLNAMSGAGALKSNAEDLIKFLKAQMGMIKNPKAAAMGSIHAPILPTGSKDTMVGYAWQITRSDGTTVYWHNGQTGGYASFIGFNPSRRIGVVVLSNTNQSVDEIGFYVLAPDVYPLGDFQPLPRVPISTLERYVGTYEIAPGAEIKVTREDNRLYATITGTPTYRIFPISETRFGFAEGNLILDFDSKAKRGKVQTIKVEEKLRSYGARRIKEE